Genomic DNA from Shewanella woodyi ATCC 51908:
TAAGCCGACTTGAACTGAAGTTTTAAATTATCAGGAAGAAATAAAAGTTCATTAAAGTTAGAGGGTTAAAAAGGGGCTACTTTCGTTTTTACCCAAATTGACCCTAATCTTTAGTGGACGGACTTGAGGGATGTGAATAAGTTGGCACCTATTGTATTGATTCAACTTAGCTTCAGAATTATCTGAAAAATAAAAGGAACATCTTATGAATATCAAGAGGAACTTAGCACTGGTTTCACTGTTTATTGTCGCAGGTACTGCATCTGCGCACCAGTTAGCTTTTGATAAATTGACCCCAAGTCATAAACGTATGCAAACAGTGGTGTCATTTGAGCTCAATGAAGAGGAGATCATTAATCAGTATCATTTTCGCGCTAAGTATTTTGATATTGAAAAATGGATGATGAGTAAAAATCTAGTATTGAAAGCGGATCACCTTACCAATGGAGAAGTAGCACATCACGGAGTGCATACAAAGCAGCTAGAGCAGCCAGAACTGACTTTGAGTGCTCAAGGTGGTATTCATCATACTGTAGATCCTTTTAACCGACTAAACAGTGTAGCTGGAAGTTCAGGAGGGGAGCTAAACAGTGTTGTTAATCGGGTAAATATTGCTGGGCTAGTTGCGGTGTCTATATGTAACGCCTATACAAGTGTCAATATTAAGCAGGCTTCTTACCATCTTACACCCAAATTTACAGCCCCAGTTAGTTTGTTACAGGGGATAAACCCTAGTACGGCTGAACTCAGCGATTACTCCCTTAGTGAAGGGGTGAAATTTAGCTGTGTCCATCCAATTGATGTGGCCAATCCCTTGCCAAGAGAAAGCATTAAGGATGTTAAGCAGCTAAAGTATGGAACGGCTAGTAAAATAAAGTAACAGGCTAGCATACATAATGTTTATTACTTACAGGTATGGCTTAAAGTTTATTATGTCTCCATTGATTCACTTTTTATCTGTAACATTATCTGATTGAGGTGAGTCGTGAGTTGCTCTCTATCATGGCTAGACAGCTCACATTCAGACAAGACAAAGTGGCAGGTTTTTACCACGTTACGCCACCTTGGATTGTCTGGTAGCGTCTTTAGGCTGAGGTATTTGTCCAGTGATCGGGTTCTGAGCCGTCCCGAGTCCACCGATATTTTCCAAATTTTACTTCTATCAGCAAGTTCTACCTTGTTGGTTTGGGTCGCTTTCTCCCAAAGGGCGATACAATCGATCATGGTACTGACCAGCAGTTCAGATAATGGCTGACTTGAGGGGGAAACTGTTTGTTCACTTTCATTATTAGAGAGTAAAAATAGTTGCTGTTTATGGGATTCGATCACAGTCAGAAGATGTTGTTGGGCTTTTCTCTTCTTCACAATATAGAGAGAGATGATAAACCCGATAAACAGACTGATACTGGTGATGATTAACGATAGATTAACCAGCTTATCAATTTTTTGCGTTTTACCTTGATTAATCACTTGCTCTTCGACAAGAGCTCTTTGAATGCGCTCATTTTCAATCTCTCTTTGAATAATATTGATGTTCTCGCTGTATTTGGCTTCGAGGAGTGTTTCATGTAGTGCTTGGTATCTCTTTAAATAGACTATGGCTTCGTAAGGGTGGCCATTGTCATAATAGAGATCACTGGCGTAGCGGTAGATTTTCATTTTTTGCAGTGAGTTTTGGTTCGAGTCACTGTGTTTGATGGCCTCTTCGATATATTCAATAGCCTTAAGATCATCAACTTCATGTTTGGCAAGCTGAGATTTCAATAGGTAGATATCATCATGGAAGGAGTGCTCGTTAGAATCTAGATACTGTGATAGCGTTTCTATCACTTCACTTGCGGGTGTTAATTCATTGGCGTTGATATGTATAGTTGCAAGTGAGACTAGAGTTGAGATGAGATCGATTTGATTTAATGTGTCGCTGTATGCTTTGATGATTTTATTGCTGTAAAAGTAGCGTTTATGATAGTCACTGGTGATGTCGTATATTGCAGCAAGATCACCGTAAAGGTGAGACATGGCGTTGATAGCATAAATATCTGTGTTGGCACTGGTATAAATAATATAATGTTCAAGAGATAGTTCAAAATAGTGTTGTGCCTCTTGGAATTTTTCAAGGCTTTTGTACATTAAACCTAAGTTTCTCAGGGTAATTGCTAGGTATAGGTTATTGCCAATTCTCTCCTTAATCGTTAGGCTTTTTTTGTAATATGTTAGTGCATTAGAGTAGTTGGTAAGCATCTCTTCTATGATAGCTAGATCATTATAGCTTTTAGCTAACCATAGATCTGATGCTGTCGTTTTCGCAATAGTAAAAGCTTGCTCAAATAATTTTTTCGCTGCTTGATACTCTTTTCTGTATAGATGTTGAGTGGCTTTTTTACGAAGCCATAGGTACTGGATCTCATCACTTCTATTAAACTCATCGCTTTGCTTAACTGATTGCAGATACTCTTCAGCTGTTTGGCTGTCACCTAAGTCTAGGTTGATATCATAAAGGGCGAGCATGAGCTTAGCAGTCATGAGTGGGTTAAGCGTTCTATCGACTTGCTCAAGCTTCTCTTCACACACTGTTTTGCTTATCTGTGCACTCTCCTGTTTCATACTTATATGACATTGTTCTACAATGGAATTTTCAGCTTGCGCTAACGATGTCATTAATAATGCGAATAGGCATAAATATGAATTAATTTTATATTTCAACTCGGTTCCGGTCCTTAGAGTATGCTTGTTTTTTGATAGTGAATTAATATAAATCGAGTTATTAGCTAGTGTTCTTTTGTTTTTTTAGTTTTAAATACTTAAATTTGTTGCTTTGGTAACATATACGTAATTTGTGGCAAGGTACAGAATCTACTTAACAATTGAGCTACAAAATTGCGCTTTTTGTGAGGACTGGGCTCATTATTTTGTTTGAGGAACTTTCTAACAAACTCACTTTAAGGAATATGAACAAGGTGAAAACGATTGGATTGATTGGCGGTATGAGTTGGGAGTCGACCCTTAGCTATTATCAAGCACTTAACCTAGGGGTTAAAGCTGAACTTGGCGGGTTACATAGTGCGAAAATAGTACTGGTTAGTGTTGATTTTGCTGAGATTGAGAAGCTTCAGCATCTTGGAGAGTGGGACAAGACAGCAGCGATCTTATCTGAAGCTGCAAGCGGGTTAGAAGCGGCGAACGCTGACTTTTTCATGATCTGTACTAATACTATGCACAAGGTTGCAGATGAGGTGCAGGCTAAAGTGAACATCCCGCTACTGCACATTGCTGATGCAACTGCTGAGTTATTGGTTAAAGATGGTATCAAGAAAGTGGGGTTATTAGGCACCCAATTTACCATGGCTGAATCCTTTTATAAGGGAAGGCTGACGGAAAAATACGGTATAGAGGTACTAACCCCAAGTGATGATGACCAGTCAATCATTCATCGAGTTATCTATGATGAGCTTTGTCAAGGTGTGGTAAATGCACAATCCCGATCTGCCTATGTGGAGATTATTGAAAAGCTGAGGGACAATGGCGCTGATGCGGTGATACTAGGTTGTACCGAGATAGCTATGTTAGTCAAAGAAACAGACACCAATGTGCCACTTTATGACACCACCGCTATTCATGCTGAGGCTGCTGTTAAAATAGCATTAGATTGTTGATATCGTTTTTTTAGCTACTTGCAGAGGTGTTTTTAAACAGGGCTTAGAAGTTTACCGATGTGTACCTACGTACGTTTCGTCTTGGTTGGTGTTTTGTTGTTGAACCGATCATAAGATGTTTCCGAATTGGTGCTTTCTGTCCTGTTTTTCGCCAAACCTGTATGCTTCCTGAATGGCCTTGTTGCTCTTTGTTGGAATCGATAACCTTTGTGCCGAACTTGTATTAATCTGCATGCAATTTATAAGACAGATGTAACAACAATAATCAGTTCGGGGAATTACTTTGAAAACATTAACTATTGCAGCAGCTTCTCTACTCGCCATTTTTGCATCAAGCAATGTGGCTGCAGCCAATGACCATAGTGGTTTTTATGTGGGTGGCAGTTTAGGACAACTAAAAGTAAAAACAGAGGATAGTGATAATGGCTTAGGCTTTGGTGCCTACGGTGGTTATAACTTCAATGATTGGTTTGGTTTAGAAGCCAACATGTATCTTTCAGGAGATCTTGGTGGCAATGGTTATGATTTAGGTGCTGGTACGTTTGCTTTTACCCCCAAATTTACTTACCAAATTAATGACACCTTTGCTGTGTATGGCAAAGTAGGTATCGCTTCTATGGCTGTTGTGTATCGACCTGATAGAGGTATAGATGAAGACTTTACTGGCTTTGGTTGGGTCTATGGTGTTGGTGTTAATGCCTCTATTACTGAGAACCTTAACATCCGTTTAGGCTATGATATTGTTAAAGGCGATCTCGACTCTGAGTATTCATTCAGTGAGCAAAATGTGGATACTGATATCTCTAACTTTGCGCTAGGTATGCACTACCAGTTTTAAGCTTTAATTGGCTAAAGGTTAAATGACAAAAGGGATACTGATACCGTTAGGTGTCGTATCCCTTTTTTGTATTTCTCACTTATCTATACCGATTGATATAGTCTTAAAGCACTAAGCTTCCTAATGCAAATCCCAATGCGACAGAGGTAAAGATGGTCACAAGTCCAGGGATCAGGAAAGGGTGATTAAATACCATCTTACCAATTCGTGTCGACCCCGTATCGTCCATCTCTACGGCTGCTAACAGGGTTGGGTAGGTGGGCAAAACAAACAGGGCACTTACCGCAGCGAAAGAGGCGATTGCAGTTATTGGTGCAACACCTATGGCCAGTGCGGCAGGCATAAGGGCTGTAGTAGTAGCACCCTGGGAGTAGAGTAGCATAGAGGCAAAAAACAGAGTGACGGCTAACATCCAAGGGTATTGATTGAGTATGTCTGCAGACAGCGCCTTAATCTCAGTGATATGACTTGAAACAAACGTATCTCCCAGCCAAGCAACACCTAACACACAGATACAGGCACACATACCGGATTTAAACGTTGGAGCATTGGAGATCTCTGAAGGGTCTATTTTGGTAATTGTCACGATAGCGGTTGCAGCCGCTAGCATAAATACCATGATAGCTTCGTTACGGCCCAATGCAGGGTCTTGAATGAGATTAACAGTGTCTGAAATTAGGGTTGCATAGACAATCACACCGACAATGGCGGTGACAAAAATAGCCGTGGCTGTTTTTGCTGTTGGCAGCAAATTACGCTGAGTTTGCCCCTGAAGTTTAATCAGGCCTTTAGCTTGACGCTCTAGAAAAACAGGATCATCTTTTAATTCACAGCCAAGGAAGTTAGAGACAAATGCGCCTATCATACAGGCTGCAAAAGTAGTGGGAATACAGATGGCTAGCAAGGTTAAGTAGCCCACGCCCAGAGGCTCTAAAATACCAGAGAAGAAGACCACAGCTGCGGAGATAGGTGATGCTGTAATGGCAATTTGTGAAGCAACAACAGAGATCCCTAATGGACGTGAAGGTCTAATTCCTTGCTCTTTAGCGACCTCTGCAATAACAGGTAAAGTAGAAAATGCAGTATGGCCAGTTCCTGCAAGTAAGGTCATGAAGTAGGTGACAATCGGTGCGTAGAAGGTGATACGTTTAGGGTGTTTTCTAAGAAAACGTTCCGATAGGTCGACCAATAGCTCCAGTCCGCCGGCCACCTGCATTGCAGCAATTGCGGCAATAACTGACATAATGATCAAGATGACATCAATGGGTATGTGCCCGGTATCAACTCCTAGAAACAGTGATAAAACGAGGACACCAGCGCCGCCAGCTAATCCAATTCCTATTCCACCGATACGTGCCCCGAGATAGATAAAAGCGAGCACAACGAGCAGTTCAACAACGACCATAATTAACCCTAATGTAATAACATTCAGCGAAAATATACCGATTTAAAAGAGGTATATTGATTTGCCTGAGGAGAAGCTTATGTTGTTTTTGGTACCGCTTTTTCCTAGGCGCTAAATTTTACTCCCCTTATCCCCTATATAACGGTACTTAGTTGACTATTTTTTTAAGCTGTGATTTTGCTCACGTAGCCCTAAGTTTTTAATGGGGCATGCGCACAATTATCCCGTTTTTTGATTTAACCTAAAATCGCATATTGAGTCACTTTTACGCCATTAATAATCAGCTTATTGATTGTTTTTTATCAGAACTTTTTCTTAAATATCGCTTAAGGAGTTCATAAGTTGTATTTACCTTCTTACCACCTTCCTGTAACTTAACTGTAACCAGTCTGTTTTATACTTTGTGCTGGTTTTAGATGTAAAAACAACAGCAATTTGAACAGAAGAGTCAAATGCTGAAATAAAACTAGGTTAAATGGGTTATTTTAAGGGGTTAATATGTTTACCAAAGCAAGCTTGCTTGCCTTGGCGATAGGTGGTGTGTCCACGTTCGCCCAAGCAGCAGACAATCTGATCATCTCTGAGTATGTCGAAGGCAGCAGCAACAATAAAGCGTTCGAGCTCTACAATCCAACCACCGCAGCGCTAGATCTTAGCCAATATGAAGTTAAATTCTACTTTAACGGTAATACACAAGCAGGTACAACAATCAGCTTAAGTGGCTCATTGGCACCTGGAGAGGTGTATGTGGTCGCTGATAATGATTCAAGTGCTGATATCTTAGCCATTGCCGATCAAGTCAGTAATAGCAGTTTTTACAATGGCGATGATGCACTGGTACTCATGTCAGGTGGCGTCGTTATCGATAGTTTAGGTCAGGTTGGTTTTGATCCTGGTAGTCAGTGGGGAAGTGGAGATCTCTCTACCCAGAATAATACACTTAGACGTAATCCAGATATGTTGATCGCAGATACTGTGGTTGATGATGAAGCGAGCTTAAATACTTGGTTAGGTTTTGCTCAGGATGATATCTCTGATCTGGGGATGTTTGACGGTTCAGGTCCAATTGATCCGCCTCCACCAGTAGATCTTGTGTGCCACGATCCTTTTGTGACAATCCATGTACTGCAGGGCCAAACTGATGTGAGCCCATACAATGGCCAAACTGTTGAAGTTGAAGCGGTTGTAACCAGTAATCAAGAGGCAGGGCTTAAAGGACTCTTTATCCAGATGCCTGATGATGCAGTTGATGCCGACCCACTGACCTCAGAAGGTGTCTTTGTTTATACTGGTGGAGATACTGGTTACCTAGCTGGCGATCTTGTTCGCATGCAAGCTGTGGTTAAAGAGTTTAATGGACTCACTGAACTGACCGATCTTGTATCTCATACATTGTGTGCTTCTGCTCAGGCAATCCCAAGCCCAGCAAGTGTGACACTTCCAGTTGCTGATATCGCAGATCTTGAAGCGTTTGAAGGGATGCGAGTGAGCTTCACTCATAATTTAGTCGTTAACGAAGTGTATAACTTAGGCCGTTATGGTGAACTATTGCTTGGAAGTGAGCGTCACTTTATCGGTACGCAAGTTGCTGCTCCAGGCGCCGATGCCTTGGCTGTTACTGCTGCGAATGCAAGGGATGCTATTGTACTTGATGACGGCTTAACGGCTCAAAACCCAGATCCGGTTCGTTACCCTTCACCAGGCTTAAGTGCCGATAACACTGTTCGTGTTGGTGATACAGTTACCGGATTAAATGCCATGATGCACTATGCATTTGGTAAGTACCGTTTGATGCCTGTTGATACAGTCAATTTCATTGCTGAAAACGCAAGAACGCTTGCACCTGAACTTGCTGCGGGTGGTAATCTAACCGTGGCAAGTTTTAACGTTCTTAACTACTTCAACGGTGACGGTGCTGGTGGCGGGTTCCCGACCCCACGTGGCGCTGATACTGCGACAGAGTTTGAGCGTCAACGAGCGAAGATCATCAGTGCTATGGTAGGTATTGACGCGGATCTGTTTGGTTTGATGGAGATTGAAAATGATGGCTTTGGCAGTGATTCTGCGATTGCGGATCTGGTCTCAGGGCTGAATACAGCTATCGGTGAAACTCGCTATGGTTATGTTAATGCGGGTGGAAGCTCTATCGGAACCGACGCTATTGCTGTTGGAATGATCTATCGACTCGACAAAGTTAGCCCACAAGGTGCGGCTAAAATTCTGTCAACGGCTAACTCACCGTTAGACGATGCTGGTGCGCCTCTGTTTAATGATGGCAAAAACCGTCCTATGTTGACTCAGTCCTTCTCTGTTAATGATAGTGATGAGTCATTTGTTGTTGCAGTCAATCACTTCAAATCAAAAGGTAGTAATTGTGACAGTCTTGGCGACCCTAACCTTAATGATGGTCAAGGAAACTGTAATGTCACTCGTACCCGTGCAGCGCAAGCTGTAGGCACTTGGTTAGCGGCTGAATACCCACAGGCTCCAGTGCTCTTGATTGGTGATTTGAACGCCTACGCACAAGAGAATCCATTAACAGCATTAAAAGATGCTGGGTTTACTGAGCTGTTTGATCACTTAGATAAAGTCGGTGCATACTCTTATGTGTTCTCTGGTGAAACGGGTCAGCTAGATCACGCTTTAGCCAACAGCGAACTGATTGACAGCGTAGTGGATGTTACTGAGTGGCACATCAATACCGATGAGCCGCGTATACTCGACTATAACGAAGAGTTTAAGTCAGCTTCTCAGATTGAAAACTTATACAGTGATAGTGCTTATCGCTCATCAGATCATGATCCTGTAGTCGTCTCTTTACTGCTTGAAGCAGCTAATATCGCTCCAGTGGCTAGTTTCACTTTCGATCTGCAAGGTGCTGTGGCTAACTTTACCAGTACCTCTACCGACGAAGATGGTGATCTGGTCAGTTATGAGTGGACATTTGGCGACGGTAATGGCGCTGATGGACAAGCCGTAAGTCATGAGTATGCTCAAGATGGTGATTATGTTGTGACACTAACGGTGACCGATGATGGCGGCTTAAGCCATAGTGTTTCCCAAACTGTGACTGTGGTGACTGAGCCTGAAAATATGAAGCCAGTTGCTGTTATCCATCATATCGATCTTTGGTTTATCGATATCTTTGTATCGCTTAGCTATGACGAAGATGGTTATATTACTCGCCATAAGTGGAAGTTTAATGATGGCAGCAAAATTAACGGTCCTGTGGCGGTTAAGTTTGCAAGTCGCGCATCTAAAGTTAAGCTGGTTGTAACAGACAATGATGGCTTAAAAGACAGTGCTAAATTAAGATTTTAAAGAGAAGAGTTTAACTTTTTAGTTAACAACAAAAAGCCCGCATAGCGGGCTTTTTTACGGCGTGATTTTTGTTTAATACCAATCAGTATAAAGATTTGATCGCTCAGCGAGAGTTTAGCGGTTCTGAGGCAAGGTCCTTAATTGCTCCTGCATTAATGACATTCACCACATCCATGTGGTTTGCAACGAGTGAAGAGCATAGTTATTCTACGGTTTAGCTCGTTAACACAGCATCAGAACCGCTAAAACTCGCCTGTAGGGAGTGTTTTTGGCTGCCTACTTCTGCGTTGAATGAACTCATAAGGGAACAACCATTCTTTCATCCATTCGCCTTGAATTAGTTTGCCAAAAGACACTCTGAGTAGATCAACTTCTTATACTGATTGGTATAAATAGAGACTATTTTTTTACCCACTTACCATTTGAGCTTTTGATATATTGCCCACGTTTGGTGGCTTTCATCGCTTTCTCGGCAGCGAGTTTTGCTACTTCACTAGCAGAAATACCATTTTTTCTCGCAATCTTTTCGTAGTGAGCTTTACGTTTTGCATTCACCTCTTTTGCTACCGCAGTAGCTTGAGGGTCACTTTTTACAACCCCTAAATAACCATTAGGTTGCTCGCCAACTAATCCTTGTGATTTAGCATCTTGTAACGAGATCGCAAATGCGTTTAGGCTCAGCAGTAGACCTGCGGCGAGCACGAGTAACTTAGTTTTCATTCTGTCCCCCTTAATTAACTGAGCCGTTAAAATAGTTCATCATTGGTAAGTAGCTCATCAAGCTCTTTATCCACTTTAATGCGTATCTCATGTTCAATTTTAACATTGAGATTGATCACGATTGGCTTATCTGGTGGCTCTATCTTCACTGTGGGCGTGCAGCCCGTCAGTAGCAGGAGAGCGGTGATTGCGCTCAACGTAATGCGTTGGATTTGCAACTTTTTCACGGCTATTTCCTTTTATCCAGTTTCTCGAAGTTATTTGGGTCTAGGCGTTAACTATAACGGGTTTAAGATGACAATAAGCTGAACGCCTGCTTTAATTCATCGATTGTTCTATTTGAGTCTGTAGCTTATCACCTATCTGCAAACTCTTTAAAAGTAGTAACATATTCTCCTCTTGAGAGTAGTTCAAGTGAATTGGTCGTTCAATCCCTATAGTGTGACCTTTCACATTGACGTTTAAGATGGCATCTCCCGATGGCTCCATATCAAAGGTACTGGCAAGCTCAGAGTATTCAAGGTGCTCCAAAGTTGAAAAAGCAAAGTCCAGATAGGGCTGCGAGGTTCTCATCTGATCTACCGCAGGATTACCGCTGAGGGTAATAAGTCCACCTGGCGCACGAGCTGCCAGCCGTCCACCACTGACAGAAACTTTACCGTCGATAAGATCGACAGGTAGTACACCATCAAATATCCCATCGGCGTAGAGTCCCACTTGCGGTTGTATCGCTATCAGCTGGGCAAGACTTAATCCTTGAAGCACTAAATATCCATGGGAGGGGGCGTTCAGGTTCAGGTCAAACTCGGGTAGAAGAAGTTCGCCTCCTAATAATTTACCGCCCGCATTCATCTGGATATTGGCATTCGTTAAATTCGCCGGCACATTAGTTGACTGGCTATCTAACTTTTCTGAGTCTTTGGATATAGATATGTTGGCATTTGCTTTGAAGTCTTCGATAAGCACACCAGGATTAAATGCAACCGCTGACAGATTGATGTCGGGGCAGGAGAGTGTACTTTGCTCCTTGGGAGAAACTATAGATTGATCTTGGCCAGTACGATTCAGCTTAAGGTGGCAGCTAGCATCCATCATTGCGCCTTCAAATGGGAGCTCGTTGATACTGCCTCTAAGATCACTTAATTTTGGGGTGAAATCTAAGGAAAAGTGGCTTTGTGAGAGGGGGGATTTGCCATTTTTTGTTGTTTTCGTCTCTTGGGTGAATTGGTAATTAAGGTCTAACCTAGTGTGGCC
This window encodes:
- a CDS encoding tetratricopeptide repeat protein — translated: MKQESAQISKTVCEEKLEQVDRTLNPLMTAKLMLALYDINLDLGDSQTAEEYLQSVKQSDEFNRSDEIQYLWLRKKATQHLYRKEYQAAKKLFEQAFTIAKTTASDLWLAKSYNDLAIIEEMLTNYSNALTYYKKSLTIKERIGNNLYLAITLRNLGLMYKSLEKFQEAQHYFELSLEHYIIYTSANTDIYAINAMSHLYGDLAAIYDITSDYHKRYFYSNKIIKAYSDTLNQIDLISTLVSLATIHINANELTPASEVIETLSQYLDSNEHSFHDDIYLLKSQLAKHEVDDLKAIEYIEEAIKHSDSNQNSLQKMKIYRYASDLYYDNGHPYEAIVYLKRYQALHETLLEAKYSENINIIQREIENERIQRALVEEQVINQGKTQKIDKLVNLSLIITSISLFIGFIISLYIVKKRKAQQHLLTVIESHKQQLFLLSNNESEQTVSPSSQPLSELLVSTMIDCIALWEKATQTNKVELADRSKIWKISVDSGRLRTRSLDKYLSLKTLPDNPRWRNVVKTCHFVLSECELSSHDREQLTTHLNQIMLQIKSESMET
- a CDS encoding aspartate/glutamate racemase family protein, which gives rise to MKTIGLIGGMSWESTLSYYQALNLGVKAELGGLHSAKIVLVSVDFAEIEKLQHLGEWDKTAAILSEAASGLEAANADFFMICTNTMHKVADEVQAKVNIPLLHIADATAELLVKDGIKKVGLLGTQFTMAESFYKGRLTEKYGIEVLTPSDDDQSIIHRVIYDELCQGVVNAQSRSAYVEIIEKLRDNGADAVILGCTEIAMLVKETDTNVPLYDTTAIHAEAAVKIALDC
- a CDS encoding porin family protein, giving the protein MKTLTIAAASLLAIFASSNVAAANDHSGFYVGGSLGQLKVKTEDSDNGLGFGAYGGYNFNDWFGLEANMYLSGDLGGNGYDLGAGTFAFTPKFTYQINDTFAVYGKVGIASMAVVYRPDRGIDEDFTGFGWVYGVGVNASITENLNIRLGYDIVKGDLDSEYSFSEQNVDTDISNFALGMHYQF
- a CDS encoding anaerobic C4-dicarboxylate transporter — protein: MVVVELLVVLAFIYLGARIGGIGIGLAGGAGVLVLSLFLGVDTGHIPIDVILIIMSVIAAIAAMQVAGGLELLVDLSERFLRKHPKRITFYAPIVTYFMTLLAGTGHTAFSTLPVIAEVAKEQGIRPSRPLGISVVASQIAITASPISAAVVFFSGILEPLGVGYLTLLAICIPTTFAACMIGAFVSNFLGCELKDDPVFLERQAKGLIKLQGQTQRNLLPTAKTATAIFVTAIVGVIVYATLISDTVNLIQDPALGRNEAIMVFMLAAATAIVTITKIDPSEISNAPTFKSGMCACICVLGVAWLGDTFVSSHITEIKALSADILNQYPWMLAVTLFFASMLLYSQGATTTALMPAALAIGVAPITAIASFAAVSALFVLPTYPTLLAAVEMDDTGSTRIGKMVFNHPFLIPGLVTIFTSVALGFALGSLVL
- a CDS encoding ExeM/NucH family extracellular endonuclease, with amino-acid sequence MFTKASLLALAIGGVSTFAQAADNLIISEYVEGSSNNKAFELYNPTTAALDLSQYEVKFYFNGNTQAGTTISLSGSLAPGEVYVVADNDSSADILAIADQVSNSSFYNGDDALVLMSGGVVIDSLGQVGFDPGSQWGSGDLSTQNNTLRRNPDMLIADTVVDDEASLNTWLGFAQDDISDLGMFDGSGPIDPPPPVDLVCHDPFVTIHVLQGQTDVSPYNGQTVEVEAVVTSNQEAGLKGLFIQMPDDAVDADPLTSEGVFVYTGGDTGYLAGDLVRMQAVVKEFNGLTELTDLVSHTLCASAQAIPSPASVTLPVADIADLEAFEGMRVSFTHNLVVNEVYNLGRYGELLLGSERHFIGTQVAAPGADALAVTAANARDAIVLDDGLTAQNPDPVRYPSPGLSADNTVRVGDTVTGLNAMMHYAFGKYRLMPVDTVNFIAENARTLAPELAAGGNLTVASFNVLNYFNGDGAGGGFPTPRGADTATEFERQRAKIISAMVGIDADLFGLMEIENDGFGSDSAIADLVSGLNTAIGETRYGYVNAGGSSIGTDAIAVGMIYRLDKVSPQGAAKILSTANSPLDDAGAPLFNDGKNRPMLTQSFSVNDSDESFVVAVNHFKSKGSNCDSLGDPNLNDGQGNCNVTRTRAAQAVGTWLAAEYPQAPVLLIGDLNAYAQENPLTALKDAGFTELFDHLDKVGAYSYVFSGETGQLDHALANSELIDSVVDVTEWHINTDEPRILDYNEEFKSASQIENLYSDSAYRSSDHDPVVVSLLLEAANIAPVASFTFDLQGAVANFTSTSTDEDGDLVSYEWTFGDGNGADGQAVSHEYAQDGDYVVTLTVTDDGGLSHSVSQTVTVVTEPENMKPVAVIHHIDLWFIDIFVSLSYDEDGYITRHKWKFNDGSKINGPVAVKFASRASKVKLVVTDNDGLKDSAKLRF
- a CDS encoding YdbL family protein, with protein sequence MKTKLLVLAAGLLLSLNAFAISLQDAKSQGLVGEQPNGYLGVVKSDPQATAVAKEVNAKRKAHYEKIARKNGISASEVAKLAAEKAMKATKRGQYIKSSNGKWVKK
- a CDS encoding YnbE family lipoprotein — encoded protein: MKKLQIQRITLSAITALLLLTGCTPTVKIEPPDKPIVINLNVKIEHEIRIKVDKELDELLTNDELF